The Vanacampus margaritifer isolate UIUO_Vmar chromosome 16, RoL_Vmar_1.0, whole genome shotgun sequence genome includes the window ATCAACAATATTACTAAATACAACTAAGTATAAGGCATAATTCTACTATGCTAATAAATTATTCTCAGGGAACTTACTTGTGTAAGTGGCTCACGACGTACTTGAAGGCATCATAATTTTCCCTGGAGAACCTCCTCAGGACATCCTTCATTGTGTACAGCCGCTGCTCTCGGTCAGTGATTTCTGCATTCACAGCGAATATTTTAGGATGTAGAATTGCACAATAGTATTTACAGCATTGATTTGTTTTCGAGAAGCCTCATTGCGCCATCATTGAAATCATCAGCGTGTTAAAAGCTGCCCCACCCTCTTTGCTCCAACAGGATTCATGCTTTTATGTTGGAGTCGAGACCCTCCCTGCCCAGCGGTGTTTGCTTACTGAAAGCATCCAGTAGGTCCACCTGCAGAGCACAAGGCACCAGGGGCTCAGGCAGCTCGGAGAAGAAACTCTTTAGGGCTCCAGCCACAGTGTTTATGGAGAAGTCTTTCTCCACCAGGTCTAATCCGTGGTCTGCACAACAAGCGCATGTGTCATGGAGAGGAGAAAATGAAAGGCAACGGGTCTCCGGAGTGAACCATCAACTTGCTTTGGTAACTCACCCTGTTCAAACTGCCTTTGCATGCTTTCCATTTCAGACTTGTTCCCACTTACGCGGTACAAACCTTCTGTGTTTAGACCTGAGCAAAGCAGGCAAAGATtgagttattaccaaaaaacactgtaatatttaactctttcactgccactgacgtttaaagacgtcaagtaaaaacctacggagcactgccaatgacgtcaaaagacgtcatccaatgatttttttttttttttttgaaacgggtagaggaaacccttccgcatgtctggtgaaagtttccagcctgtctgttgtgcctaatgactatttttggcccctagagggcagcgatgactctcttttgacaagatcgggtgggcgtcagtagaggcggagctagagcgtcgagcaggagatgagaatggaagacaaaggaaaaatggcggccggtcgcgaggagcccgtttttttcaaagaccaaaagcatcgctgaaagagcacattgttgacgacgatgatcatcatcgatgatgaagatgagggtggtgactccgtggttgggaagcattgacgcggcagtagaagacgttagatggaggagggaacgggcaatggcgagcgtttgcaagcagctttacacttacaagacgaaaggcatcgaccaacgctaaaatagtacattgatgacgacgatgtcATGTCGATgatgtgtacagtctgctacttgctttttattccccggaaaaaaagcccgtcaagaaagtgtaacgttttcacgcaaaacggaccaatgcgatagtgaaagtaaactgttgtgcgagtcctggcgtctccttgcaaaaggaaaaactgtatttgaaacatccacataattgtaagtagtaccacagttgcacacatttgtaaatagtttgcgaaattgttttgtcaaattgttacactgttgaatggaaataaacgtattttgcaatcaaaaaacactttttcattgttggtgaaagcgttttacagaagtaaagcactatttaggtgtttgtggcatcattcatggacaaaaagaagtgtacaattcactagagtgcatgaaataacatcgtttcacaaaaagctctttttctccattttttgtttcaaaacagagaatttcggtgaaagtaaccattttctcttgttgattactgaagaacggaataaggtagaaacaaacttttttttctgatgaaagctgagagtccaatctttcatttggtagtatgtgtgtttccatagtccaaacacaacattttctgtggaccttgaaagatcactcaaaatgcttaaatcggctggcagtggggacgacccgtttctgaaaacgtctggcagtgaaagagttaatcttCTTAAAAATGTACTCATGACATATTTACCACTACTTAACGAGGACAGAACAGCTCATAACaggtttaaaaacacacacctgTGGTCTCGATGAAACGAACACACTTCTCAATGAAGAGTGGAATGGGTCTATCTGGGGACACCACATTGACTAAGGGTACCCCAAAATAGTTGCTTTCCATCGGCTTGGGGATTGCTGGACGGGGCTTTGGTCTTGATTTCTGAAGGGAAAAGAAAGACAGAGTTCAACAAACAATACTGACAACAGAAAACGTCACATTTTGATACTAAATGTTAAATTAGATGAAGTAATTTttggagaaattgtgtgtgaatgctgaatgaaaaaaaatcaaagaatcaTACTGAATGAGGTGGAATGTTTTTTAAAGGTAGTTGTGGAAATGTATGTATTGAATAATGTGGAATGCTATTGAATGATAGATGGAATTAGGTGAAATGATATTAGTGAAAATGTGCAATGTGAGTGAAAACTATggaaatttttttacatgtggaACGTTGAAAATCATTCCCAAGGTAAACTcaatgagtttaacattttgaatgttgaatGGGAAAGAATTGTGTCATTGTAATGAAGGGGAAATTGAGTGATAAAAACGTAGAATTATGTGGAACATAGAAATATTTTGAATAGGAACGAtacaaaccctaacccctaaatACTAACCCTCACGCCTGACCTAAGAAATTTTGTTGGTTGATTTCAAATGGGAGtgaattttttaatgtcttatttgaaattaatggggattttgggggggaaatattgAATTATGGGAAAACGATGAAAGttaggaatgaaaaaaaaaacaatatcccGCAAAGCGTGAATATTTGGAACATGTCGAAGTCGGACTGGTTTGAATCAAGTTGAGAATTGTAAAAGCAattgaaggacaaaaaaaaaacagcggaataagataataataaaagtagaaTCATATAAAAGCAGGAGAAAGGTTTAATACACACCTTGGCTGTTCGTCGAAGACTTTTCAGAATATTCCTCTTCTTGGGGTCCTCATTCTCCTCATTAACCAGACTTTCACCTTTCAGTGTCCCAAAGTCATCTTCCTTGGACTTTGGGAGCGCTCCCATCTCGTCGTCGCTGCCGATGAAGCTGGTGCGGAAATTGCTGAACTTGCCGAGCCGCTTGGAGCGATCGCGGTACAGACGAGGCTTCACGCCCGCCGCTGAGAATTTCCTCCTCCGCTCCAGAGAGCTGCTGTCGGCTTCACTGTCGGACCCGTTGCCATTGGAATGCATCCTATTGGAGTTACGGATGGTGATGATCTTCCCTTGCGTGCTGTCGTGTGGCACAGAGTAGATGATCTCGTCGTTGCTGGGGCGGGGCTTGCAAACAGCGTCCATCGGTTCTGCGTAGTCTGAGGGGTCGTAGCCCACATCGCCCCCGGGTACCCAGGTAACAGCAGACGGCAGCGAGCGCCGGTGACCGACCGTGTCCATGTATGGGTTACGGCTGATCTTTCGGAAGTCGAAAGTGACGCCGGGTTTAACTCTTACGTGGGGGTGCACCTTGTTGTTGAGTTTGCTCTCAAGGTCTCTAATGTCAGAGATAATAGAGATTTCATTGGAGTCTAAGTCAGGTAGGTTAAAGCCCCCGTGGTGAGATGTGAGGGTGCCATCGTAGTACGGCGGCGAAGGCTCCACATCGTCCTCTGAATCCAGGAACATGGTGACAGGACTGGGAGAACTGCAGCGTGGGGAGTACACGTTTTCAACGGTGCACGCTTCGGCAACATTATCGTACATGTGTGTGGCTTCCACAATGTTGCGCTTCTCAACCACCTCCATGAGAAAGGGATGGAACATCTCTATCCTGTGCATGCCTCCCACCACGCCCCCAGATCCACAAACCACGCTGTTGAAACGGCCTTCGATCTCACGGGCAAGTTCCTCTCCTTGGATCTGCTGCTCCCGGGCGTAGTCGCTCTCCGTCAGCTCGGCCTGGCTGTCCCCTACTGCCAACAGCTGCACCGGGATGATGTCCTGAACCTCACACAAGAACGCACACAGCGTCTCCAGGGATGCTTTTCGGGAGACCGAGTACACAGCAAAGTAGCCGTGTACCAGCCTGCTCTTCCGTAAAGTGAAGGAGGCGTGATATGAGAGAATAGATAGCTCTATAGCGAGCTTATGTCCGGCGACGGTATGCTCGAGCAATACAGAGGTGCCGCTGTTCGACATGGGCCTGCAATGCTGATGCATCAGGAAGGGGGACAGCAGCTGCTCAATGTCGTAGGAGTCGCCGCACATTAAGCACATGACAATGCGAAGGTCTGCCTCTGGGGCTGGCTGATGAGGTGACTCTCTCACGCCCGGGGGCTCAGGGAGGAGCGGAGGGGAGCTGCTACTAAAGGATGTACTCCGACGAATATCCAGAAGGCCCCTTAGCACCTGGTTGATTTGTGACTCACTGACATTATGCCCGTAGCCGACACCAGGAGAGGCAGGATCTAAGAAGCTACACTGCAGTCTCCTTGCAACTTGCTGTCCCTGCGTTATTAGGTTCAAGGCAGTTTCTCCGCCAACATCCACGTATGATCCTACGCCTCTTTTGGTGACTAAGAGCAGTGACGTTGGCAGCTGCGCCAAGTGGCTGTCCCTTCGACCTAGCGTTGATTCCCTAAGGCGTTCGAGGCTTTCAATCACGTAGGAGAGGGATTCTTTTGAATTATACAGACACAGACATCCGTGAGGGGTGAACGTCGGAGTGTGGAAAGAATTGACAGGAAGACGCACATTTCCCTCGATGGGCCGCAGCGTCAGCTCATACATCTTCCCGTCCAGCACGTACCAGTCATCATTTGTGCAGAGAGCCCTAATCTCATTGGCAAATTCTCTGGCCAGTCCATCCTTTCCCAGTATGACAAGATTGATTCTGTCAGCCTTTGTATCGCCGAAATGAGCTTTCACATCAAAAAAGGGATAACATGTAGGGAAACGGGACGCCAGGAGCTGTTCAATCTTTGAGTCACCACAGTGGGGGCTGCTAGGGCAGGTCTCCTTCGTTGGGTGATATACAAAGTGGATATGCTTTAATACCAGAGCGTCTCTTTCAGCTGGAAGCTTTTGTAGCGCCTTGAACCGCTGCTCTTCCACCAACACCTCCTGAATTGCCCCCATCTTCTCTTTACTCGGCTTGGCATCCACTTCAAGTTCATAGAAAAGCTCAGAATATTCCAGTAACAGCTCCTGGAAGTCTTCTTTAGCACGGTCAATGGTCTCCTTTTGATGACGGTTGTAAAGGTCTAAGTACTCGGGTTCTTCAAGCCACTGGTAGAACTCTTCGTTCATGATGAAGCTGCGAGCCTCCTCCCAAGGTCGACCAGGTGTGACAAAGGGAGAAGACGCTAGCTTGTGTTTAAACTCAAGTCTCATCTCTGCACGTCTGCACTCGTTACGTAAATGCTCCAGGTGGGCATTAAACAATTCCTCTGCTTCGTCCGTTTCCAGGAGGTCCGACGGGATCCGCTCATCTTCCATGTTGTCGATGTGAGACGTATCCTCCCAAGGAGAGTCCTCCAGAACGACAAACCAGTGAGCAAAGTGCTGCTTGGACTCAAGAACCTTCTGTACACCAGACCAACTGAGCTGATCTATTTCATCCAGGTCAGGCACCAAAGAACTAAGTGCAAGAGGAAGTGTGCTCAGGTAGATTTTACGCCGCCGCTCAATATGTTCCTGCTTCAGACGGTAAACATGTTGTTGAAATAGCTTCTTGCATTTGGCTGTTCCCTCCAAGAAAACATATTCTTTGTACTCTGGGGAGGTGTTCATTCGTCGACTGGTGTTAAGCCAGGTTTCATTATGATTCTTCACTATCCGGTTGATTAACCATTCATAGCGATCCTTGGCGGAAGCTATTTGCTGACTCTGGAgctttaatgcttcaaaatatggGATGATCTTGGGCTTGCCTCTGCTTTTATCAATCAGCTGAACTAAAGTGAGGAAGGCGAGGTCCACGTTTATATTTGAACGGGCAGATGTCTCGACTACAGGCAGACTCTTTTTAGTGATAGCAAAGGTATGCGCATCTTTGATGTAGCGTTCAACTCCTTCATCGCACTTAGTGAGGACTAACACGATGGGTTTCTTAGTCTTGCTGAGCTGACCGTAGATGTTTGTGACAAATTTCAGCTGGTCATCAAAGTTGCGGTTCATGCCCCGGCTGACGTCAACGCACAACAGGAAACCATCAACTTGCAGCTTGCCCTCGGGCATTTGCTTTTGCTCAAAATCTTGCTCGAGGCCCAGTTGATCTGTGCAGAAGTACATTAGCTTCTCTGCTGACGCCAGCTTGGTTGCAGCCGCCCGTTTAATATAAGGCTGCATAGCGGTGCTACGATGCGGCTGAAATGTTTGGTCATCAATGAATTCCGTTTGCTCCACCACATGCATTCTGCATTCGGGCCCTTCCTCCAGAAGCCGCGAGACCTCCCCCCAAAACAGAAAGTGATCATTGTTAACCACTCGACCCCCAAAGTCACTGGTGCTCAACACTGACGTGTGGTCCAAGTAGAAGTCATCTGCGCTGGGCCTGACATACCTATTACACAGGCAGGACTTTCCAACCCCACAttgtcctttttctttctcCGTACCCGACAGACCAACCACAATGAGGTTGTAAATTGGGAAGCGGACATCTTGCTTTTTCGCCATCATAATCTACCGACGATCATCCTGCCATAAACAGGCACAGTGTAAAAAGTTCGCTTGAAGGTTTGTCCATAAAGTTGGCGACGGGCTCAAATGTCAGTTTCTGCTGCAGGACAACTATTTTGAATTCAAGAAGCAGTGCAATATGTGAAGACGGTGCGCTCATTCATCCTCTTTGAAAGTCATGTCCTGTAAGACAAAGAGGGAGAAACAACATTAGCCTTTTTTAGGCAAAACAGTCGCACCATtttaatattgacattttcagtaGGTTAAGACTTGGAAATGAAAAGATGTGACAAAGATTACATCCAGTGTGGGAGAACTTTGGTGTTCTGTAATGTAAGTCTCAAAGTCAAccactaaaaaaaataccttaactTGACTACACTAGTCAGGTACACAGACCACACGACAACATCTAGTGCCAATGAAAGTTACTTTGTTCcaatttaacaaaatgtatAGAGCCTCAATACCCAATTATAGATGTCAAAGTCAGCAATATATTAGCTATGGTCTGAACATCTTGGTAAATCGTAATCACATTCATCAGGGTCAAAATAATTCCATGTGAGGGACCATGATGGGAGTGGTGCTCTCTAAACGACATTGTCAGCCGACAACTGATTGTGCTGTAACCATGAAATGACTAATAAATATTAGAGTCCCTATTTCCAGGCTAATGAACAACTGCTTATCCAAAACAAAGCTAAAGCTCTGCAAGGAGGCAGAAAATGCCTATTagaactttaaaacaaaacctTGTCAATTAAGACATATGTGGGCACAATATGTGCCGTAGTGTAATAAGGGTTTATACTaaaatcaagaaaaataaataaattaaagagcTTGATAAAGACCAGTAAAATGAACACCATTGCAAGTCAGTGTTCTGTCCAAATGGCAGTAAAATCCaacatatttattgttataacgGGTCTGTATGGCCAAATAAGGGTGGGCaatatggcccaaaattcatatcaAAATATTAATTGCATCCCTTCACGGTAATCTCacaatataaaattaataaaattaaaaattaatttttaattaatgataATTTAATCATTTCTGAATAGGTTTATATACTCCATTAGAGAAGCTAAATTgatcaaataaacacaatgagAATAACATTTATTGTGGAAATCTCAAATcagaattaaatgtaatttgcaCTCCGTACTGCAAAAtagtgcaaacaaaaataacactgctGATATTTTAATGAAATCACTACAACTGGCTTTCAGTTTACTTTCCcataattcattcaaatgacTTTGCCCATGCATTACTTAGCCTTTAAAGATTCTGTAGTAAAGAAAGCAAGTGGCAGTCTATTAATATAGATTGATCAGATCTCAAACGTCAAAATTAACAAGcagcaataaaaataacacacaacgTTGCTGGTTTGATAGTTAATGCAGAGCCCATAGAAATACAGTACAGAGACGTAAATAAGCAGACACATTTAGCAGCCTCAGCAGCAACTATTAGCAGTCCACATTGTTCAGCTGGGCTAGGCCTGacatccaaaataaatacatgcaatCCTGCTGCTTCCCAATGCAACCTGAGGTGGCTCATCCAAACATAATCGACCTCGAGGGATAATATCTTTTTCTGACGTTCCATACCGCTgtcgatcctttttttttttttttttttgcaacggaTTGCCATGGGTGGCCAGTCACAGAGGGGCTGACTACGCCAGGCCTGCTTTCTTCTGCTGTCTACATAATGAGATTGCAGAAGCATTCAAGAAATCTGGGCTGGTGTGCCGCCACCGTAACACACAGACACTATATAAAAAGTGCTTTATTTAGTCAGCTGTCTGGTGTGAAACACACGAGCACTCACCGGTGCACTAAAGCCATAAATAAGAGGAGGGCGTGCATACCATCGCATGTCTCCCTTTCTCTTGCTGCATCTGTCAGGCCAGCTTGCCGCAGCCCAACCGCCTGATGTGCAACCGCATAAAAGGCACACAAAACATCATACAATGTATTCGAGCTACAATTTTTAAGTGCATGTGCTATTGTGTACGTTATATAGCGTTTTTAGTTACCCGTGCTTGCTTTCGCCTCTTCGGCATCACTTGCTCCCTCCGTCGTTGTGATTGAAAAACACTGGAAAGGAAATAAATATCCACACATACAAAAAGAGAACAATCCAATGTTGTTTAAGCATACATTTGCTTCTGAAATCCagatgtgcaaaaaaagaagggaaaaatcCTTCCAAGCCTTCCTCTTGCTGGCTTCACCACGTTGCTTCGTTTTCACTCATTATTGTGTCCATTGTTGTGCACATTTAATGCTGGGCCGGCCGTACACGCCTCACACAAAACCCGTCAGTAGGTTGCAATAGACTAGCAGTTTCGTCTCCAACAAAACATCAACGGCGCGTTCAGAAACGTTCGCGTCCCGAATTTCGGAGCAGCTCGCGTGTGTGAAAGTGCGATTTGAAGCAGCTTTCCGATaatggcggcggcggtggcagcGGGGGCCCTCCTCCTCCCCGGACCCAGTCCTCCTCTTTTCTTCGGAGAGCGGAGCAGTGGATGCAGAGGCGGCGGAAAGAGGGACTCACCCAGCGGCGCCCGCACACTACTGCAGCACGGCGAGCTAGCAAGCAACTGGCGAGGCTTACTACAGTACTGCGGGCTGCGTCACTCCCAAGGCATCGTTTTCTCTCGGTAGCTACTAACTAGTTTCCTCAgagtatttacatttaaataaaggtATTCATTTGCACACATGTTGAAATAGCACCTACCTCAGTCTCACAAAAAAACCAACTAAAATATTACCTAGCAAAGTCTCCAAATTAATATTAACTGAGTattgaaagaagaaaataaacgtTTTCCGATGTGTCACTTCGAACTGGCTCACTTTCAGTTATTTCTTGTGAGCGAAATTGCTTTGCGCATGCTAacctttaaacaaaaaagtacatggcaaaaacgaataaaaaaaaaaggttaaatgcgggtgttggaaaaaaaaccttacGACCAACATTTTCCATCATGATTATGAATACTGTACGTTCAATTACTAATGCTAGTCGTTtatccacaagagggcagcatcGACGTTCAAATCgccaccatttttaaaaaagtatgtcAGAGGTGTGAAATTGTTTCTGACGGAGCAAACAGGCGTACCCAAGGTGTACACTAAACATGAGGAGTTCTGCAAAGTGATCAATTTATACTATAGGTAACATGATTATTACCAGGTCACTGGAGATATAATGCGGGGCATGTTGTTAAAGGTAAGTGGAGCGGACTACTGTATTCCAATTTCCACTTGTCTATGAGCATAACAGATTACTTCTTGGAGACTGTGAACTTTAGTGTTGCTATTCCAAACTGCCCAACTGTTAGTATTGGCTTGTGTGAAGTGTGaagaagtgtttaaaaaaaaaaacatgttcaaagCGTTTCTCATGTGCTCATTCATTATATATGCTTATATTCTGCAGCTCAGAGAGGGAGAACTTTCTTAGTGAGCCTGGTGAAGAAACATCTGGGAATGGAATTTACCCTGCATCGAAGTTGACTCACCTTCACCTCTGAACTTCAGTGAAGACATGTGCGGACCAGTCTACTTCAAGTTGTGGAGGAATACGAGCAAAAGATTCATGACCAGTCAGCTATTTTCATCTGTAAGTGTGACCCTTGCTGTTTATCataaatgtcatatttgtatgtttatttttacgCATGAAGACTTACGCTGTTTTATGCAGTacctgaagcttttttttgtgtgtgtagactAAAACTGAAGATTCATAAAATACTACtacagtactactactactactactactaataataataataataatacaataccaCGATTGTTATTAATTGACCcttgctttaattttttttttattataatgaatAATAGATAACAACAGAGCCCCGTTTACCCTTTCAAAAGGATTTGATCAAAGCAATAACAATGAGCAGTGGTTGGCGTTTTAAGTGTCATTGTAGCTACCTCCACTAGACGGCGCCAATGGCCTTCACTTAATTACATACCGGAGGAGTTGAACTCGTGATAAAGTTTGTCTCAGTGATTAAAGCATAACTGTTATTCTCGTGGTGTTTACTCCACTTTCCACAGTTACAACTTAAAATAGAGTCTTACGTGTTTCTATATGTTATATCCTGCATACTGCTATCTAGTAATCAAGAGGGCTTTGTCCTTGTAACGGGGATATGGGGCAGTGACGGGCCGCAAAGGTGAAGACAGGGTGAAAGTGACAACAGATGGGTGCTGACGGCGCTCAGCACAGACGGACAATAGGGCTACTAGCGGCTTCTCCATCAAGGGCATAAT containing:
- the arhgap35b gene encoding rho GTPase-activating protein 35 — its product is MMAKKQDVRFPIYNLIVVGLSGTEKEKGQCGVGKSCLCNRYVRPSADDFYLDHTSVLSTSDFGGRVVNNDHFLFWGEVSRLLEEGPECRMHVVEQTEFIDDQTFQPHRSTAMQPYIKRAAATKLASAEKLMYFCTDQLGLEQDFEQKQMPEGKLQVDGFLLCVDVSRGMNRNFDDQLKFVTNIYGQLSKTKKPIVLVLTKCDEGVERYIKDAHTFAITKKSLPVVETSARSNINVDLAFLTLVQLIDKSRGKPKIIPYFEALKLQSQQIASAKDRYEWLINRIVKNHNETWLNTSRRMNTSPEYKEYVFLEGTAKCKKLFQQHVYRLKQEHIERRRKIYLSTLPLALSSLVPDLDEIDQLSWSGVQKVLESKQHFAHWFVVLEDSPWEDTSHIDNMEDERIPSDLLETDEAEELFNAHLEHLRNECRRAEMRLEFKHKLASSPFVTPGRPWEEARSFIMNEEFYQWLEEPEYLDLYNRHQKETIDRAKEDFQELLLEYSELFYELEVDAKPSKEKMGAIQEVLVEEQRFKALQKLPAERDALVLKHIHFVYHPTKETCPSSPHCGDSKIEQLLASRFPTCYPFFDVKAHFGDTKADRINLVILGKDGLAREFANEIRALCTNDDWYVLDGKMYELTLRPIEGNVRLPVNSFHTPTFTPHGCLCLYNSKESLSYVIESLERLRESTLGRRDSHLAQLPTSLLLVTKRGVGSYVDVGGETALNLITQGQQVARRLQCSFLDPASPGVGYGHNVSESQINQVLRGLLDIRRSTSFSSSSPPLLPEPPGVRESPHQPAPEADLRIVMCLMCGDSYDIEQLLSPFLMHQHCRPMSNSGTSVLLEHTVAGHKLAIELSILSYHASFTLRKSRLVHGYFAVYSVSRKASLETLCAFLCEVQDIIPVQLLAVGDSQAELTESDYAREQQIQGEELAREIEGRFNSVVCGSGGVVGGMHRIEMFHPFLMEVVEKRNIVEATHMYDNVAEACTVENVYSPRCSSPSPVTMFLDSEDDVEPSPPYYDGTLTSHHGGFNLPDLDSNEISIISDIRDLESKLNNKVHPHVRVKPGVTFDFRKISRNPYMDTVGHRRSLPSAVTWVPGGDVGYDPSDYAEPMDAVCKPRPSNDEIIYSVPHDSTQGKIITIRNSNRMHSNGNGSDSEADSSSLERRRKFSAAGVKPRLYRDRSKRLGKFSNFRTSFIGSDDEMGALPKSKEDDFGTLKGESLVNEENEDPKKRNILKSLRRTAKKSRPKPRPAIPKPMESNYFGVPLVNVVSPDRPIPLFIEKCVRFIETTGLNTEGLYRVSGNKSEMESMQRQFEQDHGLDLVEKDFSINTVAGALKSFFSELPEPLVPCALQVDLLDAFKITDREQRLYTMKDVLRRFSRENYDAFKYVVSHLHKVSQLSRLNLMTSENLSICFWPTLMRPDFTTMDALTATRTYQTIIEIFIHQCAFFFYNQPLIDSPTGLGGLPASPTTTLGGSSAYSCYRSSPPHTGAHFSPLQQQSPPTTPQSPLQSLLPPLHQHAHPHPHHSPAEQETL